From Lolium perenne isolate Kyuss_39 chromosome 5, Kyuss_2.0, whole genome shotgun sequence, a single genomic window includes:
- the LOC139831413 gene encoding uncharacterized protein — MELKDLRKKRCPGSKLDRLCIPRNHALSHIMLMRDCSTEVLSANALNNFKLWRTYRNAALHYELHKNIALQRRVTLSQAENIRTLKDENAELAKQLADAQGASSSLATASTELENLRSSYQELETKLKEAELKREQAEKQLAEKNSEHIREKGELELKKKADSETIRRQQKELNGLRKFMETAEQHWDLLNENILEPLGYPEQRRNLFPREDLLQLAGDDCKDLISASRKICHNLNIKRSRTCDVRKLIGKMDVLPELVTDLQASSARGAAAMALTMCLAHTPGLDLDEVTTGVPPDADVGELLDAVSGYDTRIARRIRHEEFYDKVVLAADEPLEAELLKDLDAQARPAESGAEFTWTSSKDAPQEEPKTSTAASEEKESEEDVSSPAEGAKEQDPEGKTSPAKGE; from the exons ATGGAGCTCAAGGATCTAAGGAAGAAGCGGTGTCCAGGATCCAAACTCGACCGGCTCTGCATTCCTCGAAACCACGCGCTCAGCCACATCATGCTCATGCGTGATTGCTCCACCGAG GTTCTCTCGGCCAATGCTCTGAATAACTTCAAGCTGTGGCGGACCTACAGG aatgcagcgctgcactacgagctgcacaagaacattgccctgcagcgccgcgttactctgagtcaggcggaaaatatccggaccctgaaggatgagaatgcggaactggctaaacaactggcagacgcccaag gcgcatcctcctcccttgcaacagcttcgactgaacttgagaacctgcgctcctcgtaccaagaattggagacgaagctaaaggaggcggaacttaagagggagcaggccgaaaagcagctggcggagaaaaactccgagcatatcagggagaagggcgagctggagctgaaaaagaaagctgacagcgagaccatcaggaggcagcaaaaagagctcaacggactccggaaatttatggagacagcggagcagcactgggacttgctcaatgagaacatcttgg agccgcttgggtacccggaacagcgccggaatttgttcccacgagaagatcttctgcaactcgcgggtgatgactgcaaggatctcatctccgcctcccgcaaaatATGCCATAACTTGAACATCAAAAGGAGCCGCACTTGTgacgtgcgcaagcttattggtaagatggacgttctgccggagctggtgactgatctgcaagcatcttcagcccgaggcgcagctgcaatggccttgaccatgtgcctagcacatactccgggtcttgatcttgatgaagtgaccacgggcgttcctccggatgcggacgtcggcgagctgctggatgcagtgagcggctacgacacccgcatcgcgcgcaggatccggcacgaggaattctacgacaaggtcgtcctcGCTGCTGACGAGCCCTTAGAAGCGGAACTTTTGAAGGATCTCGACGCccaggcgcgacctgcggaatccggagccgagtttacctggaccagctccaaggatgcgccccaagaagaacccaagaccagcactgctgcttccgaagaaaaggaaagtgaagaagacgtatcttctccggccgaaggcgccaaggaacaagatccagagggcaagacttctccggctaagggggagtga